A stretch of the Lactuca sativa cultivar Salinas chromosome 9, Lsat_Salinas_v11, whole genome shotgun sequence genome encodes the following:
- the LOC128129073 gene encoding uncharacterized protein LOC128129073, translated as MASASRSTLMSGMRTTASQTTIISITLAPKHVPISPFLSSTRTLPRAASRIVGALGMVESMMPLHSAIASARLRSSLAVDSACWPTLVDEGDEWWRIVGDDGNYGCVVPFNIGSNG; from the exons ATGGCATCTGCAAGCAGATCAACGTTAATGTCTGGTATGCGAACAACCGCATCTCAAACCACCATAATTTCAATAACCCTAGCCCCAAAACATGTACCTATTTCTCCATTTTTGTCATCTACAAGAACACTCCCTCGTGCAGCTTCAAG GATTGTTGGGGCATTGGGAATGGTTGAATCCATGATGCCTCTTCACAGTGCAATTGCATCTGCTCGTCTCAGATCGAGCCTAGCAGTTGATTCCGCATGTTGGCCGACATTGGTGGATGAAGGCGACGAGTGGTGGAGGATCGTCGGTGATGACGGTAATTATGGTTGTGTTGTGCCCTTCAACATCGGTAGCAATGGTTAG